One region of Arvicola amphibius chromosome 3, mArvAmp1.2, whole genome shotgun sequence genomic DNA includes:
- the LOC119810235 gene encoding olfactory receptor 151 produces the protein MAAENHSMVTEFILRGLTNRPELQLPLFLLFLGIYTITMVGNLGMITLIGLNAQLHTPMYFFLSNLSLVDLCYSSVITPKMLINFVSQRNLISYNGCMSQLYFFLVFVIAECYMLTVMAYDRYVAICHPLLYNIIMSPALCSMLVAFVYAVGLIGSTIETGLMLKLHYCEDLISHYFCDILPLMKLSCSSTHDVEMAVFFLAGFDIVATSLTVLISYAFILSSILRISSTEGRSKAFSTCSSHFAAVGLFYGSTAFMYLKPSTASSLAQENVASVFYTTVIPMLNPLIYSLRNKEVKAALDKTLKRKLL, from the coding sequence ATGGCTGCAGAAAATCACTCCATGGTGACAGAGTTCATCCTCAGGGGGTTAACTAACAGGCCAGAGCTCCAgctgcccctcttcctcctcttcctgggaATCTACACGATCACCATGGTGGGAAACCTGGGCATGATCACCTTGATTGGACTCAACGCACAGctccacacccccatgtacttcttcctcagcaaCTTGTCACTCGTGGATCTCTGCTACTCCTCTGTCATTACCCCAAAAATGCTCATCAACTTTGTGTCCCAAAGAAACCTCATCTCCTACAACGGGTGCATGTCGCAGCTCTACTTCTTCCTTGTGTTCGTCATTGCTGAGTGTTACATGCTCACTGTGATGGCTTATGACCGCTACGTGGCCATCTGCCACCCCTTGCTTTACAACATCATCATGTCTCCTGCCCTCTGCTCCATGCTGGTGGCTTTTGTCTATGCCGTAGGACTCATTGGCTCAACAATAGAGACAGGCCTCATGTTAAAGCTACACTATTGTGAAGACCTCATCAGCCATTACTTCTGTGACATCCTCCCCCTCATGAAGCTCTCCTGCTCTAGTACCCATGATGTAGAGATGGCTGTCTTCTTTTTAGCTGGGTTCGATATTGTAGCAACAAGTTTAACAGTACTAATTTCCTACGCCTTCATCCTGTCGAGCATCCTGCGCATCAGCTCCACCGAGGGCAGGTCCAaagccttcagcacctgcagctcCCACTTTGCAGCTGTGGGCTTGTTCTATGGATCCACTGCATTCATGTACTTAAAGCCTTCCACAGCCAGTTCCCTGGCCCAGGAGAATGTAGCTTCTGTGTTCTACACCACTGTGATCCCCATGCTCAACCCCCTGATCTACAGCCTAAGGAACAAAGAGGTGAAGGCTGCCCTGGACAAAACACTGAAGAGAAAACTCCTTTGA
- the LOC119810234 gene encoding olfactory receptor 151-like yields MAAENHSMVTEFILRGLTNRPELQLPLFLLFLGIYTVTMVGNLGMITLIGLNAQLHTPMYFFLSNLSLVDLCYSSVITPKMLINFVSQRNLISYNGCMLQLYFFLVFVIAECYMLTVMAYDRYVAICHPLLYNIIMSPALCSMLVAFVYAMGLIGSTIETGLMLKLHYCEDLISHYFCDILPLMKLSCSSTYDVEVTVFFLAGFNIVATSLTVLISYASILSSILRISSTEGRSKAFSTCSSHFAAVGLFYGSTAFMYLKPSTASSLAQENVASVFYTTVIPMLNPLIYSLRNKEVKAALDKTLKRKLL; encoded by the coding sequence ATGGCTGCAGAAAATCACTCCATGGTGACAGAGTTCATCCTCAGGGGGTTAACTAACAGGCCAGAGCTCCAgctgcccctcttcctcctcttcctggggATCTACACGGTCACCATGGTGGGAAACCTGGGCATGATCACCTTGATTGGACTCAACGCACAGctccacacccccatgtacttcttcctcagcaaCTTGTCACTCGTGGATCTCTGCTACTCCTCTGTCATTACCCCAAAAATGCTCATCAACTTTGTGTCCCAAAGAAACCTCATCTCCTACAACGGGTGCATGTTGCAGCTCTACTTCTTCCTTGTGTTCGTCATTGCTGAGTGTTACATGCTCActgtgatggcctatgaccgctacgTGGCCATCTGCCACCCCTTGCTTTACAACATCATCATGTCTCCTGCCCTCTGCTCCATGCTGGTGGCTTTTGTCTATGCCATGGGACTCATTGGCTCAACAATAGAGACAGGCCTCATGTTAAAGCTACACTATTGTGAAGACCTCATCAGCCATTACTTCTGTGACATCCTCCCCCTCATGAAGCTCTCCTGCTCTAGTACCTATGATGTAGAGGTGACTGTCTTCTTTTTAGCTGGGTTCAATATTGTAGCAACAAGCTTAACAGTACTAATTTCCTATGCCTCCATCCTGTCGAGCATCCTGCGCATCAGCTCCACCGAGGGCAGGTCCAaagccttcagcacctgcagctcCCACTTTGCAGCTGTGGGCTTGTTCTATGGATCCACTGCCTTCATGTACTTAAAGCCTTCCACAGCCAGTTCCCTGGCCCAGGAGAATGTAGCTTCTGTGTTCTACACCACAGTGATCCCCATGCTCAACCCCCTGATCTACAGCCTCAGGAACAAAGAGGTGAAGGCTGCCCTGGACAAAACACTGAAGAGAAAACTCCTCTGA